The Ruminococcaceae bacterium R-25 genomic interval GCGCTCAGGCTTTCTCCTCTTTCGATACATACCTTGCTCCTTTCGTAAAGGTTGATAACCTCAACTACAAGCAGGTTAAGCAGGACATCCAGTCCTTCATCTATGGCGTTAACACACCTTCAAGATGGGGTACACAGAGCCCGTTCACAAACATCACTCTCGACTGGACAGTACCGAACGACTTGGCTGAGCAGAACTGTATCGTCGGCGGCAAGGAGATGGACTTCAAGTACAAGGATTGTAAGGCCGAGATGGACATGGTCAACAAGGCTTTCATCGAGATCATGATCGAAGGCGACGCTAACGGCCGTGGCTTCCAGTATCCTATCCCTACATACTCCATCACAAGAGACTTCGACTGGTCAGAGACAGAGAACAACAAGCTCCTCTTCGAGATGGCTGCAAAGTACGGTATCCCTTACTTCTCCAACTACATCAACTCCGACATGGAGCCTTCCGATGTACGTTCAATGTGCTGCCGCTTAAGACTCGACCTTCGTGAACTCCGTAAGAAGTCCGGTGGTTTCTTCGGTTCAGGCGAATCCACAGGTTCTGTCGGCGTTGTTACTATCAACATCCCGAGAATCGCTTATCTCGCAGCAGATGAGAAAGACTTTTACAACAGACTTGACCACCTCATGGATATCGCTGCAAGATCTCTCAAGATCAAGAGAAACACGATCACAAAGCTTCTCGACGAGGGTCTCTATCCTTACACAAGACACTATCTCGGAACATTCAATAACCACTTCTCCACGATCGGTCTTGTCGGCATGAACGAAGCAGGCCTCAACGCAAAGTGGATCAGAAAGGATCTCACTCACGAAGAGACACAGGCATTCGCAGCTGACGTTCTCAATCACATGAGAAACAAGCTCTCCGAATATCAGGAGAAGTACGGCGACCTCTATAATCTTGAGGCTACACCTGCAGAGTCTACAGCTTTCCGTCTTGCTAAGCACGACAAGGCTAGATATCCCGACATCATCACAGCAAACGATGCTTCCGGCGTATACTATTACACCAACAGCTCACACCTTCCTGTCGGCTACACAGCAGATATCTTCGAGGCTCTTGATGTTCAGGATAATCTCCAGACTCTCTACACATCAGGTACGGTATTCCACGCATTCTTAGGCGAGCGTCTCCCTGACTGGAAGGCTGCTGCATCTCTCGTAAGAAAGATCGCCGAGAACTACAGACTGCCTTACTACACAATGTCTCCTACATACTCCATCTGCTCCGTTCACGGATACCTCCCCGGCGAAGTAAAAGCCTGCCCTGAGTGCGGCGGCCCGACCGAGACATACAGCCGTATTACAGGTTACTACCGTCCTGTTAAGAACTGGAACGACGGTAAGCTCCAGGAGTTCAAGGACAGAAAGACATACAACACATGCGAGTCTTCAATGAAGCCCAGAACAGCTACTGTTACGATCAGCAAGACAGAGGAAAAGGATCTTCCCGAACTCAAGCCCGCTCCGGATGCAGTAGGAACAAAGCCGATGCTCTTCACAACACACACATGCGCTAAGTGCAAGGCTGTAAAGGCTATGTTCGATGAGCAGAGATTCGACTATGAGCTGATCTACGCTGATGATGATGCAGAGCTCGCAAAGCAGTTCGACATCGTTAACGTTCCTGTACTCATCATCCCGGACGGCGACGGCGTCAGAAAGTACACAGACATCGGCCCCATCAGACAGTATGTCAACGAGTGCAAAGGTATTAAGTCTTAAGGACTTTGGTGGTATAAAGTAAGCAAAAAACTCCCGCAGTGATAAGTTGCTGCGGGAGTTTTTATATTGATAAAAATATTATTGTTACACCAAAGTCACATCATCTTATCAAAAATTTCACCACTTATCTAAAAATCTTGATATAATTACAGAGAATTAATATTTGTAATCTTTATGAAAGCAAGTGACCAAGGAGTATAACTATGAAACTCAAATCTTACTTCATCGCTCACAATTCGTCTGACGAGTCCTATCTGGTGTCTACTTCGAGCGCTGAGTTTTTGGAAGTCGTAAAAAGCAATAAGACTCTCGGTGCGATTATCGGACTGCTTCAGGAAGAGACGACAAGAGACCAGGTCGTTGATGCAATGAAAGCGCGTTTTGAAGCACCTGAAATCGTAATTGAGAGGGACGTTGACCAGGTTATCTTCCAGCTCCTAAAGGTTGGCGCACTCGAGTGACATAATCAGTATACTAATAAGAGAAAACAAACGGAACTGTCTTAGAACAGTTCCTTTTTTATGTGGAATTATGCTGACAAACAAATACGATTTTGCAGGAAAGACAATAGAAGTGAATTCACTCAATGATGCAGTTCACAAATAATGTGCCTACGGCATCATTTGTGTGATGTTTTAATTACGAAATAAAATGTAATAAAAATTTTTGAACAAGTAGTAGTAGAATACGAGAAATAACTTAATAAGGCGTTTCGGTTATGGAAGACTATTCTTACGATCACAGTGTTGAAAGCGAACAGAGCAACATCACAATGCTCGACTATCTCATTGAAGAAGCTGAACTCGACAGAGTCGATCACGAAGCCTTCATGGAAGAGATAAGAGTCAGCTGATAAGGCATCTATTCGCGGTTACTATATAGAATTAAGGGGTATTAGCCCCTTTTTTTATGGTTGAGAATAGGGTGTGCGGGTGTGCGGTGCGTCTCCCGCGTGTTTCCCTCGCGTCAACATTCCGGAAAAAAGCCCGACCTGGTCGTAACTATTGCCGAACATACACTTCAGAATGACTCAAACAGTGAATAATTTCCCTGAAACAGTCATTGCCGGACACGCCACAGTCAACTTTTCGCCTATGTTAACTGCACAATCGCCCCGACTGAAAATAATGCATTTACCGACTTACAAAACGGCTCCGGAGTTCTCATAATTAATAGTGTAAGAAAATTTTTAGTAATAGGAGGTCTCTTATGCTAAAGGATTTTGTTAAGGCAGCTAAGCCTGAAGAGGAAGAATTTAATAAAAGATTGGAAGATGAGAGGGCGAAGCTTTTCGCCTCCCAGATGAAGATAAAGGAAGCCGGGCTTCCCGTAATGGTTATGTTCGAAGGCTGGGGCGCGGCAGGAAAAGGCAGCGTCTTAGGAAAGATCATTAAGAATATCGATCCGAGATTTTTCAGGGTAAAGACTTTCCCGAAGCCGACGAAGGAAGAACTCAGGTATCCGTTCCTGTACCGCTACATGAAGGAGATCCCCGAGAAGGGCAAGTTCGCGTTCTACGACACTTTCTGGATGGAGGAGATCACGGATGCGAGGGTCGAGGATTATCTCGAAGACGACGAGTATGAGGAGATGATCAATTCGATAAACAAGACTGAGAGGACGCTCGTTGATAACGGCTATCTCGTAATGAAGTTCTTCTTCCATATCAGCAAGAAGGAACAGAAGGAGAGACTTGAAAAACTCCTGGACGACAAGGATACGAAGTGGCGTGTCGATAAGGGCGACCTGTACGAAAATAAGCACTACGACGACTGCCTTGAGGTTTACGACCAGTACCTGAAGGATACCAATAATCCGACGGCGCCGTGGTACATCATCGACAGTAAGGATAAGAAGTTTGCCGAGCTTCAGGTTTTGGAGTTCCTCAATCAGGGAATTGAGACGGCATTAAAGAACCAGAATACGGCAGCTCCGATCCTGCAGAATGTTTTCCCTCTCAAGAAGACTCCGCTCCTTAAGGAAGTTGATCTTAAGGATAAGACTCTCACGGACGAGGAGTATGAGGAGAAGCTCGATAAGCTCCAGGATGAGCTTCGTGATCTCCATAACAAGCTTTACAGGAAGAAGATCCCTGTCATCATCTGCTACGAGGGATGGGACGCTGCAGGCAAGGGCGGCAACATCAAGCGCATTACCGGGGCGCTCGATCCGAGAGGATTTGAGGTGCTTCCAATCGCGAGTCCTGAACCGCACGAAAAGAACAGACACTTCCTGTGGAGATTCTGGACAAGGCTTCCGAGGACCGGCCACATCGCGATCTTCGACCGCACATGGTACGGCAGGGTCATGGTAGAGCGTATCGAAGGCTTCTGCTCCGAAAACGACTGGCAGCGTGCATATAACGAGATCAATGAGTTCGAAAAAGAACTCGTTGACTGGGGTGCGGTCGTCATCAAGTTCTGGGTACAGATCGACAAAAAGACGCAGCTCAAGCGCTTCAAGGAGCGCCAGGCAAATCCCGAAAAGCAGTGGAAGATCACTGATGAGGACTGGCGCAACCGCGAAAAGTGGGACAAGTACGAGACGGCGATAGACGAGATGATCAAGAAGACGTCGACCGAGTTCGCGCCATGGTACATTCTGGAGTCCGTCGATAAGAAGTATGCGCGCATCAAGGCACTCGAGATCGTGATCGACAGGATCAAGGAAGCGTGCGAGAAGGGAAATAAGGATTAAAAGCGCTCCTATACAAAAGCGAAAATCATAATGAATGCCTGCGGGAACTTTTGAAAAGCTCCTGCAGGCATTTTAACTGCTCAAAAAACGGGGGCAAAATGTGGGCAAAGTCGAATGAACACCGCGAAACAGAGCGTTTTTTGTCGAAATTGTCTACCACATACTTGACAGAACCGTGCTAAAATAAATCTTGTAGTATATACCATAATCCGATTTTTACAAATAGTTTTTTCATACTTTTTAAAATATTTTTTAGAAATTCTAAGAAAGGCAGGTTCGTATGGGCTTTAAGATTGGCGACAATATCGTTTATGCCGGCAGCGGCGTTTGTCAAATAGACGACATCAAAGACATTAGTTTTTTCAAAGAGAAACCTCAGAAATACTATGTTCTTAAACCTCTCTTTGTAGCAAGGTCCCAATACGTTTACGTGCCGATCGATAATGAGGCCCAGGTAAGCCGCATCAGACCTGTAGCTTCAAAGAAGGAAGCTATCGCCCTCATAGATAAGCTCCCGATCGATAACTGCCAGTGGATCGAAGACCGCAATGAGCGCAAGGCTACATTTACGGATATCATCGTAAACGGCAGCAGGGAAGATATCGTAGGATTGATCTACCTTATCAACAGACATGCCGAGCAGCTCTCAAAGGAGGGCAAGCATTTGAATGCGCAGGACGAGCGTGCCCTGACTGATGCGAGAAACAGGATGAACAATGAGATCGCAGTTGCGCTTAATATGGAGCCTGACGGAGTCGTCGAACTTATACACGAGAAGACCGGTCTGGAAGATTTTGCGTAAAGAACGAAGCAGAAGGACAAACCTATTAAATTGGTATTAGTTGTTGCAATATGCAAAAAGGTGTGATTTAATAACCGCAGTTTTGATTTAAGGAGATTCCTTATGAAGACTGCGGTTTTCTTTTATGCGTATAGCTATTACTACTACTTTAGGGAGAAGAACTAAAGCGGCTTTTGCTAGCGCCAAAAAGAACCAAAGATATGATTTGATTTGAATAACGCTGCAGGGTACGCTAAGAGCCCCGCAGCGTTTTTTATTCAAGTTGAATCAGGAAATAAATAGGGATATCCGAACCCTTAGAAGGAGATAATTAACATGATTGCAGTACTTAAGAACACGGCAACAAAAGAACAGATCGCGAGCCTCATCTCATGGTTCGAGGATAAGGGCCTTAAGGTAAATGAGTCAAAGGGTGAATATTGCACCGTATTAGGCCTTATCGGTGATACATCAACAGTAGATATCGATATGCTCCAGGGCTTGGATATCATCGAGAAGGTTACGAGAGTATCCGAGACATTCAAGAAGGCGAACAGAAAGTTCCATCCTGAGGACACGGTAGTTGATGTCTCAGGCGTTAAGATCGGCGGCGGAAATTTCGCAGTTATCGCAGGTCCCTGCTCAGTAGAGAGCGAGGAGCAGATCATGAGCGCAGCAAAGGCTGTTAAGGCAGCAGGCGCTACGATCCTTCGTGGCGGCGCGTTCAAGCCCAGAACATCACCTTACGATTTCCAGGGACTTCACGAGGAAGGAATCAGACTTCTTCTCGAAGCTAAGAAAGAGACAGGTCTTCCTATCTGCTCCGAGATCATGAGCCCTGAGCAGATCCCGGTTTTCGAAGAAGTGGATTTCCTTCAGGTCGGTGCAAGAAACATGCAGAACTTCGACCTTTTGAAGGCCCTCGGTAAGACAGGCAAGCCGATCCTCTTAAAGCGCGGTCTTTCCGCTACTATCAAGGAGCTTTTGATGAGCGCCGAGTACATCATGAGCGAAGGTAACCCGAACGTTATCCTCTGCGAGAGAGGTATCAGAACGTATGAGACTTACACGAGAAATACTTTCGACGTAAGCGCTATCTCAGTATTGAAGCAGATCACACACCTCCCTGTCGTAGGTGACCCTTCACATGCAACAGGCAAGTCAAACCTCATCAAGCCGATGTCCATGGCAGCGGTAGTTTCCGGTGCGGACGCTCTCGAGATCGAGGTCCACTGCAATCCTGAAAAGGCCCTCTCCGATGCAGCACAGCAGCTCACTCCTGCGCAGTTCGGAGATGTAATGGAAGCAATCGCGAAAGCAAGAAGCATTCTGTAAAGTTATGACGCTGATTTTTGTCAGCGTCTTTTTTTACCAACATAAATAATTATCTAAGGAAGTATAAACAATATGAAGATGACAGTCGGTGTAGTCGGTTTAGGTCTAATCGGAGCCTCATTTGCGAAGGCTTACAAGAGTGACGATGAAGCTGTGGTTTACGGCTGGAACCGTACGAAGAGCATTACCCAGATGGCTAAGATGCAGGGCATCATTGACGATGAACTGACAGATGAGAACTTGGGAAAATGCGACCTTGTTATTCTCTCGCTCTATCCTGAAGCCAGCATCAACTGGATGGAAACACATAAGGATCATTTCAATAAGGACGGCATGATCATTGACGCATGCGGCACCAAGAGAATGGTCTGCGAAAAGTGCTTTAAGATCGCAGAAGAAAACGGCCTTCTTTTCGTAGGATGCCACCCGATGGCAGGAACAAAATTCTCCGGCATGACTTATGCCAGGGCAGACATGTTCTTCGGCGCTCCGATGGTTGTCGTACCGCCGAGATTCGACGATATGTTCCTGCTCGACAGAGTAAAGGATCTCCTGTCACCTTGCGGTTTTGGCAGCTACCACTTATCACACGCTGATGAGCACGACAAGATGATCGCCTTCACTTCACAGATGGCTCACCTTGTTTCAAACGCGTACATCAAGAGCCCTTCATCAAGAAACCACAAGGGGTTCTCTGCAGGTTCATACAAGGACATGACGAGAGTTGCATGGCTCAATCCCACGATGTGGACACAGCTCTTTTTGGAGAATAAGGACAACCTGATCTTTGAGATCGATCATCTCCAGGAAGAACTTTCGAAGTACAGAAAGGCTTTGGAAGAAGACGATTTCGACGGTCTTCGTGACCTGCTCGATGAAGGCAGAAAGATAAAAGAAGAGGTTGACGGTATATGAGAACAGTCCGCGTAAATGCAGCGTCAAAAAGCTACGATGTTCTTATCGGAAAGAATGCCGCTAAAGTTCTTGGCGATGAGGCGAAAAAGGTTTGCCCGGGTGCAATAAAGGCCCTCATCGTTTCCGAGACAAATGTTGCTCCGCTCTATCTGGACCTTGTTAAGGCTGAGCTCGAGGGCGCCGGTTTTGAGGTCATCGATTATGTTTTCGGCGCGGGCGAGCAGAACAAAGGCATCAATGAGATCGCCGGCATGTGGAATAAGATGGCTGAAGCAGGCTTCACGAGAACTGACTTTGTAGTTGGCCTTGGCGGCGGCGTAACGACCGATATGGCCGGCTTTGCGGCTGCTACATTCCTTAGAGGGATCAAGGTTATCCAGCTTCCCACATCACTCCTTGCCATGGTCGATGCATCAGTCGGCGGCAAGACGGGAATCGACATCCCGATGGGAAAGAACCAGGTCGGCGCTTTCTGGCAGCCGTCACTCGTTGTAGAAGACATCTCATTTTTGAAAACGCTTCCTGATGAGGTTTTCACGGAAGGCATGGGCGAAGTTACAAAACATGCTTTCATCATGGATCTGGACCTTCTGGAAAAACTCGAGAAGGCCGCAGGTGATATCAGATCCGATGAAGATCTTTTAGAAGAGATCGTCTACATGAACGTTTCTGACAAGGCAAGCGTTGTAGGTGAAGATGAGAATGATAACGGCAGACGCCAGACACTTAATTACGGTCACACGGTAGGCCACGTTATCGAGCGCGACAGCGGCTTTACGAAGCCTCACGGGATCTGTGTCGCAAAAGGCATGGGAATCGTTATGGATGCATGCGTCAGAGCAGGAACTCTCGCAGCAGATGATGCGGAGAGAATGAAGGCTCTCTTAAAGCTCTATAAGCTTCCCATAACTGATGACATTACTCCCGAAGCAATCGTTGAAGGCGCCATGAACGATAAAAAGAAACGCGGCGATACTTTATCGGTTATACTTGTAAATAAGATCGGCAACGCCGAGATAAAGAAGATGACAAAAGAGGAGTTCCTTAAGTTTTTGTCCATATGAAAATATCATGCAGAAATCTGAATCTTGATATCAAAGCGCCGCTTTCAAAGTCGGTCTATCACAGGGAGCTCATCGTTAACTTCATCTTAGGTGCACGCGGTAATTTCCTTAACGAGTCCGAAGACGATAATGACGATATAAGAGCTACCAAAGCATGTCTTCGCGCGCTCGAAAATACAAACGCAGAAGAACTTATCCTTAACTGCAACGAGAGCGGTTCCACGCTCCGTTTCATGATCCCCGTAGCACTCGCAGCAAAGTCTTCTAACGTTAAGAAGCTTATCTTCAAGACAAGGGGAAGGCTTATCGAGAGACCTATAAAAGAACTCGCTGACTGCCTCGCGCCTTTCGGTGTTTCCATCACGAAGAATATAGAAGCAAATGAGATAACTGTTACAGGAAACATAGAGCCCGGTCAATATGTCATCGACGGCAGCGTTTCGTCGCAGTACATATCAGGACTTCTGATGGCTCTTTCAAAGTTTGATAAGCCTTCGGTTATAGAAGTCACAAACGGCATTGCATCCGTTCACTATATCGAGCTTACTGTGGACGCGCTTTCCAAGTACGGAATCAATATAGTTAAAGAAGGCGACACTTATAAGGTGCCTGCAAACTCAATAAATGAAATGCCTGACGGCAACTTCGAAGTTGAAGGCGACTGGAGCAACGGAGCATTCCTCCTCTGCCTGGGAAGCCTTATTCAGGGCGGCTCAGCCAAGATAACCGGACTTAGAACAGATTCTGTTCAGGGCGATAGGGAGATACTTCATTTCTTAAAACTTGCAGGTGTTACTTTCCTTAATGAAGGCGATATCTTTTTCGTGCAGGACAGCCATACAAACACATTGAGAAAGATCCTTGAGATGGACTGCAGCGACATTCCCGATATCGTTCCCTATATGGCAGTCGTCGGTGCGTTCAGATCTGAAAAGACAGTCCTCAAGGGCATTAAGCGTTTGAGGATAAAAGAGTCTGACAGAGCAAGAGCGATAACGGAAATGTTATCTGCGATCGGCGGGAAAGTTACGCTCGAAGAAGACATTATTACGATAGAATATATAGATAAGATCCCTGGTGATATCGTGCTTACTTCGTCAGGCGATCACAGAATGGCTATGGCAGCTGTGCTTTGCGCGGCAGCCACAGGCAAAGATATCGAACTCGATGATATCGATTGTCTCAATAAGTCTTTTCCTGAATTCAGGAAAATCGTGGAAGAGGAGATGATCTTAAAATGAGCATGAGCAGTACATACCAGGGCGATGCCTTAGACATAATGATCTACGGTGAGTCTCACAGCGAGACGATTGGAGTTTATATCAACGGACTTCCTGAAGACGTAACACCCGACCAGGCAAAGACCGCTGCCTTTATGGCAAGAAGAGCGCCCGGAAAGAATGCGTGGTCCACTCCGAGAAAAGAAGCTGATGAAGTCATCTTCGAGAGAAACGGTGCAATGCTCCACGGCTACATCGTAAACACGAATACAAAACCCAAGGATTATTCATCCATCTTAAACTGCCCCAGGCCTTCTCATGCCGATTATGCGGCAACGCTTTTATATGGCGATGAGGCTTCGAAATCAGGCGGCGGAATCTTTTCCGGACGTATGACGGCGCCCCTTTGCATTGCGGGTTCCATTGCTTTGCAGGAGCTTAACAAGAGAGGCATCCAGATCAGTGCGCACCTCAAAAAAGTTGCCGGAATCTGTGATGATTCTTATTTCGATCACGGTGTAAATGACGAGTCTTTCAGAAATGCACTCGCTGTTGTTGAGAATAAGGATTTCCCTGTTGTTAACGACGAAAAGGGCGAGCTCATGAAAGCTAAGATCGAGGAAGCCAGGATGGAAGGCGATTCTGTCGGAGGCGTGATCGAATGCGTCATCTACGGATATCCCGAAGGCATCGGAGGACCGATCTTTGATGGTATCGAGGCTAAGCTTGCGCAGATCCTTTATGCGATCCCTGCAGTTAAGGGCGTCGAATTCGGAAACGGATTTGAAGGTTCAGATCTCAAGGGTTCCGAGAATAACGATGCTTTCACTTTCGATGAAGAAGGAAATCTCACATTGAAGACAAACCACAGCGGCGGCATCCAGGGCGGCATAAGCCTCGGTGATGTTGCTCCCATTGTTTTCGATGTTGCAATGAAGCCTACACCGTCTATCTCAAAAGCGCAGGAGACGGTCGATATGGCAGCACATAAGAATACAACGATCAGCATAGAAGGCAGACACGATCCCTGCGTCGCACCGCGCGCGGTACCGGTCGTCGAAGCCGCAGCAGCTATCGCACTCTACGATCTTTTACTTGTATCAATGTAACGGAGGAAAAGCCCATGAGCGAGAGACCTGACTTAAACGAACTCAGAAAAAAGCTGGACGGTATCGACAACAGCATATTAGATCTCCTCGAAGAGAGAATCGCAACATGCCGCCAGATCGGAAACTATAAAAGAGAAAACGGCATGGATGTTTATATTCCTGCCAGGGAAGAAGAGAAGTTTAAGGCATTGGAAGAGATCGCAGGTTTCGAGAGCAAACCTTATGTAAGAGATCTTTTCAAGACTCTTATGGATATCTCGAAAACTCACCAGAACAAGCCCGCATTCGGCGTTTTGGGCAGAACTCTTGCTCACACTTATTCACCTGAGATCCACAGTCTTTTCGACTCATCTTACTCATATTCCGTAATCGAGCGCGAGCCCGAAGAACTTGAGACACTTTTCAAGAGCGGCGTTTTCAAGGGCTTCAACGTCACGATCCCTTACAAGAAAAATGCATGCGCAATGTGCGATGAATTAGACGATGCTTCGAAAACCACAGGCAGCGTTAATACCGTTCTTTTCGAAGACGGTAAGGTTAAGGGCTGGAACACAGATTACTTCGGATTCATCTACATGCTCACCAGAAAGGGCATCTCCGTCGGCGGCAAGAAGGTCCTCGTGCTCGGCACAGGCGGCGCCGCATCCGCAGTTTTCTATGCCCTTAAGACATTGGGCGCAGCAGAGACTTATGCGTGCGACCTTGAGACTGACATCAACTATTCCAATGTTTACGACAGGGCAGGTGATGCTCAGGTAATCGTTAACTGCACACCTGTAGGAATGTATCCGAAGGTCGACAATTCACTTCTGGACCTTACGAAATTCCCTGCTCTCGAAGCATGCGCAGACGTTGTTTATAACCCTTCAAGAACCAGGTTCTTACAGGATGCGGAAGACCTCGGCCTTAAGACATGCGGCGGCCTCGCAATGCTCGTTGCACAGGCTTATAAGTCTTCAAGAGTTTTCGCAGGCGACATCGCCGGTGCAGAAGCTTTGGGAAATCCCGACAGCGAGAAAGGTGCGGCATACGTTCCTGATGAAGCGAAAGAGAAGATCGAGAATGTCATCAAACTCCTCGAAAACCGCATGCGCAACATCACGATAATCGGCATGCCCGGTTCCGGCAAATCACTTCTCGCAAGAAATATCGCAGCAGTTACAGGCCGTACGCTTGTTGACCTTGATATCGCTTTTGCGGAGAAGTTCGGACAGACTCCTGCAGAAGTCTTAAACGGCCCCGGTGAAGACGCATTCCGCGAGATGGAGTGCGAGATCGCAGCAGAGTTCCTTCCGAAGAGCGGACTCGTTATCTCCTGCGGCGGCGGTATCGTTACACGTGACGTCAACAAGTTCTATGTACGCTGCAATTCAAACGTATTCTATCTTGAGCGTCCTCTGACAGCGCTGACAGACAAAAACAGACCTATATCCCAGCTCCACG includes:
- a CDS encoding chorismate synthase, with the protein product MSMSSTYQGDALDIMIYGESHSETIGVYINGLPEDVTPDQAKTAAFMARRAPGKNAWSTPRKEADEVIFERNGAMLHGYIVNTNTKPKDYSSILNCPRPSHADYAATLLYGDEASKSGGGIFSGRMTAPLCIAGSIALQELNKRGIQISAHLKKVAGICDDSYFDHGVNDESFRNALAVVENKDFPVVNDEKGELMKAKIEEARMEGDSVGGVIECVIYGYPEGIGGPIFDGIEAKLAQILYAIPAVKGVEFGNGFEGSDLKGSENNDAFTFDEEGNLTLKTNHSGGIQGGISLGDVAPIVFDVAMKPTPSISKAQETVDMAAHKNTTISIEGRHDPCVAPRAVPVVEAAAAIALYDLLLVSM
- a CDS encoding shikimate kinase → MSERPDLNELRKKLDGIDNSILDLLEERIATCRQIGNYKRENGMDVYIPAREEEKFKALEEIAGFESKPYVRDLFKTLMDISKTHQNKPAFGVLGRTLAHTYSPEIHSLFDSSYSYSVIEREPEELETLFKSGVFKGFNVTIPYKKNACAMCDELDDASKTTGSVNTVLFEDGKVKGWNTDYFGFIYMLTRKGISVGGKKVLVLGTGGAASAVFYALKTLGAAETYACDLETDINYSNVYDRAGDAQVIVNCTPVGMYPKVDNSLLDLTKFPALEACADVVYNPSRTRFLQDAEDLGLKTCGGLAMLVAQAYKSSRVFAGDIAGAEALGNPDSEKGAAYVPDEAKEKIENVIKLLENRMRNITIIGMPGSGKSLLARNIAAVTGRTLVDLDIAFAEKFGQTPAEVLNGPGEDAFREMECEIAAEFLPKSGLVISCGGGIVTRDVNKFYVRCNSNVFYLERPLTALTDKNRPISQLHGVEKLYSQRKDKYESWCDYRFFYDRFEEKNDFYDKAISDILGVLK